From a region of the Babylonia areolata isolate BAREFJ2019XMU chromosome 21, ASM4173473v1, whole genome shotgun sequence genome:
- the LOC143296679 gene encoding uncharacterized protein LOC143296679: MLVLFQGTAASSPLTNVALHKPAAQSSVDPEFPSLTADKAVDGNQNTFVSECQHTERPASPQPQWWLVDLQAFHEITSVTITNRGDCCGWRLHDFDIQVFMVNPIKTVNARIHLCYHYIGAMADGAVENLQCHQPVRGRYVRINMDLSNEPINICEVAVWARLASPATISLFMRTPGRQAEGTVLGEVMTHHPFNCLTSCMSDVTCSAVNVGPETLTSAGWSHVCQLLAFGGIGQPDTTVPDHGWTFYSITADMAAYVMEKQTQSLEEAVPSAEVYFMAHRGGGKFLQPVGLGGNASAGWDKSKKSLVSDCHLTGRQLEVSMAEKDIKRHCPLWLG; encoded by the exons atgttggTGCTGTTCCAAGGCACTGCTGCCTCGTCCCCACTGACGAACGTGGCTCTACACAAACCAGCAGCCCAGAGCTCCGTCGACCCGGAATTTCCCTCACTGACAGCGGACAAGGCTGTGGATGGCAACCAAAACACCTTTGTTTCCGAATGCCAGCACACTGAGCGTCCTGCTTCCCCACAGCCGCAATGGTGGCTCGTGGATTTGCAG GCTTTTCATGAGATTACTTCCGTGACGATCACAAACCGTGGGGATTgttgtg GTTGGCGTCTGCATGACTTTGACATCCAAGTGTTCATGGTTAACCCCATCAAGACAGTGAATGCACGGATACATCTCTGTTACCACTACATTGGAGCAATGGCAGACGGCGCGGTGGAAAACCTTCAGTGCCACCAGCCAGTCAGAGGGCGATACGTCAGAATCAACATGGACCTCTCTAACGAGCCCATTAACATATGTGAGGTGGCGGTCTGGGCAAGACTGGCAA GCCCTGCAACAATCTCTCTGTTCATGCGCACCCCGGGACGCCAGGCAGAGGGGACGGTGCTCGGGGAAGTGATGACACACCATCCTTTCAATTGTCTGACGTCATGCATGAGTGACGTCACCTGCAGCGCCGTCAACGTGGGCCCCGAGACCTTGACCTCTGCAGGATGGAGCCACGTGTGTCAGCTCCTGGCCTTTGGCGGCATTGGTCAGCCTGACACCACCGTCCCCGACCATGGCTGGACCTTCTACAGCATTACTG CTGACATGGCCGCCTACGTGATGGAGAAGCAGACACAGTCTCTGGAAGAAGCTGTCCCATCAGCTGAAGTTTACTTCATGGCtcataggggtggggggaagtttcTTCAGCCGGTAGGTCTTGGTGGTAACGCTTCAGCAGGATGGGATAAGTCCAAG AAGTCCCTCGTGTCTGATTGTCATCTCACCGGCAGGCAACTTGAGGTTTCTATGGCCGAGAAAGACATCAAGCGGCACTGTCCGCTGTGGTTAGGCTAG
- the LOC143296680 gene encoding bile acid-CoA:amino acid N-acyltransferase-like, with product MPRHRQEWSRQPVTFTSCGHYVSSEEGDLDLSRDASVGGTYTGVDPMGPFWSLSPCPSGPQNVRMVVKNGEDPVLYTLSLYLGHWSVEDLVVNETTQKPLYSTTVTRLKKSADVRRIPVKEGGVRGVMFLPPGDGRHPGVIDMTGSTGGLSEFRAALLASHGFAVLALPYFRFQDLPAKLEDVPFDYFEEAVSWFSSHTAVKNGGIGVVGNSKGGEYSMLMAWLCPQVWESSAHILMLVSDDDQAMNLELADVCHSMYPQDKRHLMEVVHYPGAGHLLEPPYTPYCSFSFHRTWKVDIRWGGNPTDHVAAQEDSWKRILAFLKTHLS from the exons ATGCCACGACACAGGCAAGAGTGGAGCAGACAGCCTGTGACATTTACCTCGTGTGGTCACTACGTGTCCAGTGAGGAAGGTGACCTTGACCTGAGTCGAGATGCTTCAGTTGGAGGAACGTACACAG gtgtggacCCTATGGGACCGTTCTGGAGTCTGAGTCCCTGCCCCTCTGGCCCCCAGAACGTCCGCATGGTGGTGAAGAACGGGGAAGACCCTGTCCTCTACACGCTGTCCCTCTATCTGGGTCACTGGTCTGTGGAGGATCTGGTTGTCAATGAGACGACCCAGAAACCTCTGTACAGCACCACAGTGACCAGGTTGAAGAAGTCGGCAGACGTGAGACGGATACCTGTGAAGGAAGGGGGTGTACGAGGAGTGATGTTCTTGCCTCCTG GAGACGGCCGCCACCCAGGTGTGATAGACATGACTGGTAGCACTGGAGGTCTGTCAGAGTTCCGTGCTGCTCTGCTGGCATCGCATGGCTTTGCTGTGCTGGCGCTGCCTTATTTCAGGTTTCAGGATCTGCCTGCCAAACTTGAGGATGTCCCGTTTGACTACTTTGAG GAAGCAGTGTCATGGTTCAGTTCACACACTGCAGTGAAGAACGGTGGAATCGGTGTGGTGGGCAATTCTAAGGGAGGTGAATATTCAATGCTGATGGCATGGCTATGCCCACAG gtaTGGGAGAGTTCAGCCCACATCCTGATGCTGGTGAGTGACGATGATCAGGCGATGAACCTGGAACTGGCCGACGTCTGTCACAGCATGTACCCTCAGGATAAGAGACATCTGATGGAGGTGGTTCACTATCCAGGGGCAGGTCACCTGCTGGAACCACCGTACACCCCTTACTGCAGTTTCTCTTTTCACCGAACTTGGA AAGTGGACATACGGTGGGGAGGTAACCCGACTGACCACGTGGCTGCACAGGAAGATTCCTGGAAACGGATACTGGCATTTCTGAAAACCCATCTCtcgtaa